The sequence below is a genomic window from Daphnia pulicaria isolate SC F1-1A chromosome 6, SC_F0-13Bv2, whole genome shotgun sequence.
TCCGCTGAAGGAGAAATGATAAATGCCCGGCGTGGGCACGCTGAATGTCCCGTCTGACAAGCGGAAGGCTCCGCCAGCATTCAAAATCTCTGCCTGAAATGGAACTGGCGCTCCTTGCTGGCTGAACGTCGTCAAGCGCTGGGCGTAAAAGTAAACGGAGGAAGTTTTGACGTCGGAATAACCGATCCACTTTTCATTGGAATCGGCTCTGCTGTCTGTAAGACGTCAACATTTCGAATTAGTCAATTTGTAGAGTAGGCAAAGGAATGAAACATTTAGTACAGTCTCGTTGCaatgcgctgctgctggaggcATTTCCTCTGTCGGCCATGTCGCAGTAAAGGATTTCGATCggatgtttgttgttgttgccctggACGATGTAGTAGCCCGTGTGGGAGTGGCCGATCGTCCACAAGTCTCGGCATGACGACGGCATCCGGCCGAGTTTCGCCCCTCGGTTCACTTGGGCACGTAGTTGACGCAGACTTTCTTCGTAGGCTTCATTCGACAACTGCAGTGCAATCGCCTGTCCCTTCCTCACAGATTGCTGGTAGAATTCCCAACAATGTGATGTAGCATGTAAATGGATTATAGTAGATAATGCATGAATAGTTGTGCGCATCACTTACAATCAGAGCATTTCGAATAGCAGTTTGCTCGGAAAATTGCCTATTTGTCTGGTTGCCCAAATTCGACACCTCTTGTTCGACCAAATGATGCaactcgttgatttttttcgaCGTGTTCTCCACTAAGACTTCGTGTTGGGTTGTGTAATCGTGCAGCATCTGAAAACGCAATCATACATCGCCAATAAAGTCAGAAGGCCAATAGAGTCATGATAGGCTTATTCAACAAAAACCCAAATTACCTTTTGACGAACATTTATTATTTCGGTGTAATTTGATGCCATCTATATGTAGGATTAAAATACGATAAGTGATTTAATTGACTTGACGGCAACATTTATACCTTGAATTCCATTTGTTGGAATTTTTCGTCTACAGCCAGAAGCGCATCTTGCAGGCGGGCCGCTGTTGACTCaacaatttccttttctcgaTCATTTACTAGGGCCGTGTAATTTAATGTCATTGCGATGTAATTTGATTTCATCTGTATAGAATTGTAGTATAATAAGTGTTTAAGAATGACTTGACGGCAACAATTATACCTTAAATTCCATTTGATGAAATTTTTCGTCTACATCGCGAAGCGCATCATGCAGACGGGCCGCTGTTGACTCgataatttccttttctcgaTCATTTACTAGTGCCGTATAATTTGATGTCATCTATGGAGAGGTAAAAATGTGATAAGTGGCTCAAATAACTGGGCGACAACGTGTTTACCTTGGATTTGATTTGCTTGAATTTTTCCTCTACAATGAGAAGCGCATCTTGCAGACGAACCTTCAAGTCACGCTCAGGAGTCCAGTAGAAATTGACGTCAATTTTAGGATTCATTACCATGTCGGCTTCGAGGTAGGGAACTGAAATCTTAAACATAGCCCTGCTATCTGCCTGCCTACCTCTCAATTTAGCCAAATTCAATTTGGAAAATTTCTGCGGCTTTAAGACAAATTCTTTTCCCGTCCATTTTATAACATTTCCACTCGCCATGAGCATCTTCAAGGCCAATGTCTTGTGTTCCTCCAAAATGTCTGAAAATTCGGCGTCCCAGTCGCTCtttgtttgattgattttatCTGGTAGGCCTATGACATGGAAACCGCTTTGGCTGAAGAGGGCTTCAGACGTACTCATCATCTCCCTTTTGAAGCTTGGGAGAGGTGCTTCGTCCTCTGCCACTTTTGTAACGTTTACAACGTCGTAATCGTAATCGTCAGGAGTCGGTTCATCTACTACTTCGATCCTTTGTAGAAAATCTCCGACCGTGAATGCGAATTTTTCGAACATGGCGCTCAAATCGGCGTCGGAATAACTTTTGGAGCGGTCACGTTTTAGTCGAAAAACCTCAATCAACTTGCGtttaccatttgaatctgacCAATTGTAAATTTGATTGATGATTGTGGCCAGTTTGTCGGGTCGGTAATTTTCGTCCTGCTCCCAGTAAAGTAAATCCCAACCGCCGTCGGATGGATTTTTCGGCTGACCATTCATGTTTTGTTTCGAAGGTACCAGCAGCTGCTCGAGTGAAGCGTACATGTTGGAATCGTCCACCACTGCTCCGTCATCGAAATTTtgcgaaataattttattgactGATTCGAAGATGAGCTGTCGGGTGTCTAGTGGAGTTAGTAGAACGTAATTTTGACGCTGGAATTTCGATTCGACTCGGCTGTAGAGTCGACCTAATACAAGACTGCTGGCTTCGAtggaaatctcttttttcaacAATTGTGTGCTCCGCTGCTGGGATTCCATTAGGAATTTCAGTTGGAAGCAGTCGGAGAACTGGGTTGGATTGAGCCTCATTTGCTCAGCCATCTTGTTGCAATCCATGGTGGATG
It includes:
- the LOC124342585 gene encoding uncharacterized protein LOC124342585 translates to MDRQSVLALVLQILLISAESESQPKAPSSWPAADVIHLSPLAVKSMPYRDFRIKFYRRQNDLIYDVSRSAGENQQPASIGDVRYFYTPIGSLDHRSAVSYHNNVTGESELRFVIHLWDDELEDAIAKYLKNVLKTPVRKEDLEVIPFQRIYLELNTKLQEFVQFESRKAWTHYYVQERYIWPRMKCPSTMDCNKMAEQMRLNPTQFSDCFQLKFLMESQQRSTQLLKKEISIEASSLVLGRLYSRVESKFQRQNYVLLTPLDTRQLIFESVNKIISQNFDDGAVVDDSNMYASLEQLLVPSKQNMNGQPKNPSDGGWDLLYWEQDENYRPDKLATIINQIYNWSDSNGKRKLIEVFRLKRDRSKSYSDADLSAMFEKFAFTVGDFLQRIEVVDEPTPDDYDYDVVNVTKVAEDEAPLPSFKREMMSTSEALFSQSGFHVIGLPDKINQTKSDWDAEFSDILEEHKTLALKMLMASGNVIKWTGKEFVLKPQKFSKLNLAKLRGRQADSRAMFKISVPYLEADMVMNPKIDVNFYWTPERDLKVRLQDALLIVEEKFKQIKSKMTSNYTALVNDREKEIIESTAARLHDALRDVDEKFHQMEFKMKSNYIAMTLNYTALVNDREKEIVESTAARLQDALLAVDEKFQQMEFKMASNYTEIINVRQKMLHDYTTQHEVLVENTSKKINELHHLVEQEVSNLGNQTNRQFSEQTAIRNALIQSVRKGQAIALQLSNEAYEESLRQLRAQVNRGAKLGRMPSSCRDLWTIGHSHTGYYIVQGNNNKHPIEILYCDMADRGNASSSSALQRDYSRADSNEKWIGYSDVKTSSVYFYAQRLTTFSQQGAPVPFQAEILNAGGAFRLSDGTFSVPTPGIYHFSFSGLRAAANHFVHVTLQVNGKRFGSAYSGTPESNKVPYRPTSLSLQSVLELRRGDQVRLFLEAGAIGAETPCQDCVHFSGMLLTEYL